DNA sequence from the Desulfotomaculum sp. genome:
TAGAAAAACGGCGGATGAGTTCTTTCTTTAAGACCGACCTGGATATTACGCTGCGGGACAATGGGGTGGAAAGGGTTGCGGTTGCAGGGATAACCACTCCCTACTGCGTTCTGATAACGGCCTTTGACGCCTTTGCCTACGGGTTTAAAAGCGTTATCCTGGAGGACTGCTGCACAGCTTATCCTCTTGCGGGCCACGACGCGTGCGTAAACACATACAGGAAGAGTCCTTTAGGGGAATATTTCAAAATTATGAAGTGGGAAGAATATCTTTCTCTGGTTGAATAAGGTTTTAGGTTCAGACACAAGAGACACAAGGGGACGGTTCNNNNNNNNNNNNNNNNNNNNNNNNNNNNNNNNNNNNNNNNNNNNNNNNNNNNNNNNNNNNNNNNNNNNNNNNNNNNGAACCGTCCCCTTGTGTCTCTTGACGGAGGTCACAGATTCCCTCCCGGGAGAGAATGTCCTTGAACTGGGAATCTGTTAAGCCTAATATTTTAACCTGCTTATGGCGGTTGGTCAGTCCGCTGATAATTTTCACCCTCGATTTGGAAATACCCAACTTTTCCGCCAGGAAAACCCGGCAGGCTTCGTTTGCCTCCCCCTCAACAGGAGCTGCAGTTAAGCGAATTTTTAAAGCATCCTGAAAATAACCCGCCAGTTCATTCTTTGCCGACCTGGGCTGGATATAAACTTTTACAATCAAATCATTGCCGTCATGACGCAGCTTGAGCATTTATATAAACGCCTTCAGGGTGTTTTTTATTTTTCCGCGGCAATCAAGGCAGCTCCGTATGCCCCGACCAGTTGAGCTTTTTCCGGCACGTGGACGGCCTGTCCAAGGACACGGCTCAAGATTTCAACTACGGCGGCATTTAAAGCCACACCGCCCGTCATGGCAATCTCCGGCTGGACATTCAAACGCAGGGCCATTCCTTCCAGGCGGTTGACAACTGCCTCAAAAAGCCCGCGGATAATCTCATCCTTGGACTTTCCCGAAGCAAGGTGGGAAATAACCTCCGACTCGGCAAAGACTGTGCAGGTGCTGCTGATGGGAACCTGTCCGGTCCCCCGCCTGGCCTGAACCACCATATCTTCCAGGTCGCTTTCCAGGGCTCTGGCCATAACTTCTAAAAACCTGCCCGTACCGGCCGCGCATTTATCATTCATCACAAAATCGACAACACGTCCATGATAATCAAGGCAAATTACCTTGCTGTCCTGCCCGCCTACATCAATTACCGTGCGAAGTCCCGGAACAAGGCTGTGCGCGCCGCGTCCGTGACAGGTAATTTCCGTCACCTGTTTGTCGGCAAACGGTATATTAGCCCTGCCGTAACCTGTGGTCACAATCCGGTTAACCTGACCGGAAGAAATTTGTGCTTTCGCAAGAGCCTTTTCCAGTGATTCCTCCGCGCTGGCCCGGTTATTAATACCCGTGGGCGCCAGGGCGTCTCCGCTCCACAAACCGTCCGCCACAACGACAGCTTTAGTAGTTGTTGAGCCGACGTCAATACCTGCAGTAATCAAATTTCCCCTGCCCCCTGGAAAAAGGTGTATTTATAATCCTATAAAATGCAAAAACCCAAGCAGTATCCTTTGGACGATTCTCAAAGCAAAAATAGCGACGATCGGTGATATATCGATCATGCCGATGGGGGGTATAATGCGCCTGAAGATATTCAGCCACGGGTCGGTTACTTCATAAACAAACCTGATTGCCGAATTGTAAGGGTTGTGTGGAATAAAAGATAAAAATATGCGCGCAATAATCAGCAGGTAGTAAATATAAAAGATATTACTGATAATTGAATCAATACTCATGAAACACCTCTATTTCAAGCTGCCGGAAATCTCCCTGGAACGTTGGGCAGCTTTATCCACTGCCTTCATCAGGGCATAACGCAAACCCTTTTCTTCCAGGGCCAGAAGTCCTTCAGCCGTAGTCCCCGCCGGTGAGGTTACCATATTTTTGAGTACGGCGGGATGTTCACCTCTTTCTAAAACCATTTTTGCAGCGCCAAGCATGGTCTGGGCGCTTAGAAGAAGAGATACGTCCCTGGACATGCCCTCCCTGACGCCGGCGTCGCTAAGCGCTTCCAGGATCAGAAACATATAAGCCGGCCCGCTGCCGCTCAAGCCTGTTACAGCGTCCATCAATTCCTCGGGCACCTCCGCCGTTTTTCCAACTGCTGATAAAACGGCTTCCGCCCGGTCTCTGTCAGCAGAAGCAGCATGTGTACCGGAACTGATGGCGCAGGCGCCTTCCCCAACGAGGCACGGCGTGTTGGGCATAACCCTGATTACACCAATCGGAGCTTTAAGAAAGCTTTCTATATATTTTATGGGCACCCCGGCGGCGATAGACATCAAAGTGCAGCCCGCCGCTAAGGAACCGCTTATTTCAGCCATTACCCTGCCTACCACGGATGGCTTGACAGCAATTATCAGAATATCCGCCTGCCTGGCTAAAAGGCAGTTGTCGTCAACCGGGTTGACTTTTAATGCGGAAGACAGGTAATCCAGCCTTTCCCTTCTGATATCGCTGACAAAAAGATTACCCGGAGCCAGGCCGCTTTTAACCAGACCTGACAACAAAGCTTCGGCCATGGCTCCTCCCCCCAGACAACCAATTTTAATATTCTGTAAAAACAAATAGAGTTACTCCTTAAAAATAATTATACCTGTCGCATCCAGGAAAAAAGACTATGGTCCTGTTCTCTGGCCTCTTCTTTCAGCTCGGAAGCTATATCAACATTGCTCGGGGTGAAAAGAAAGATGCCGTTTCCGACTTTGCGAATTGAGCCATTCAGAGCGTATGTCGTACCGCTTATAAAATCAACCACACGCTTGGCAAGATCCGCGTTCGCCTTTTCCAGGTTTATTATTACAGGCCGGTGATTTTTTAAGTGATCGGCGAAATTCTGGACGTCGTCGTATACCCTCGGTTCGGCGACAACAACTTTGACCTGCCGCTGAGCATGTATATTTACCACCTGACCCTTTTTGCGCCTGGGCTGCGCGGCAAACCCCTCATCATCACGGTAATGTTCATCCTGGGTCTTTTCCTCATCATCAGAGGACTCTTCCCAAAAACCCATAAAATCCAACACCCTGTCCACCAACTTTTTAGCAGCCATGTTATCCTCCTTTCCTACTTATTTCGCGGACCAAAAATTGCCGTTCCCAGACGCAGCATATTGGCCCCCTCTTCAACAGCCACTACAAAATCGCCGCTCATGCCCATAGAAAGATATCCCAGATCAACGCCAGGCAAATTATTTTTTATCCGCCCGGCCAGAAATCTCAATTCGCGAAAAACAGGCCTAACCTGTTCGGGATTCGCCGTCTCAGGC
Encoded proteins:
- the proC gene encoding pyrroline-5-carboxylate reductase, with amino-acid sequence MFLQNIKIGCLGGGAMAEALLSGLVKSGLAPGNLFVSDIRRERLDYLSSALKVNPVDDNCLLARQADILIIAVKPSVVGRVMAEISGSLAAGCTLMSIAAGVPIKYIESFLKAPIGVIRVMPNTPCLVGEGACAISSGTHAASADRDRAEAVLSAVGKTAEVPEELMDAVTGLSGSGPAYMFLILEALSDAGVREGMSRDVSLLLSAQTMLGAAKMVLERGEHPAVLKNMVTSPAGTTAEGLLALEEKGLRYALMKAVDKAAQRSREISGSLK
- a CDS encoding 2-hydroxyglutaryl-CoA dehydratase, with protein sequence MITAGIDVGSTTTKAVVVADGLWSGDALAPTGINNRASAEESLEKALAKAQISSGQVNRIVTTGYGRANIPFADKQVTEITCHGRGAHSLVPGLRTVIDVGGQDSKVICLDYHGRVVDFVMNDKCAAGTGRFLEVMARALESDLEDMVVQARRGTGQVPISSTCTVFAESEVISHLASGKSKDEIIRGLFEAVVNRLEGMALRLNVQPEIAMTGGVALNAAVVEILSRVLGQAVHVPEKAQLVGAYGAALIAAEK
- a CDS encoding cysteine hydrolase, whose translation is MKDAVIVVDMLKDNINTDLHTGISGQAKTIIPTIQKMLEKAREKGLLVVFACDSFYPTDCLFLGGKMKPHALRGTPGVEVIDELKPLKSDIVLEKRRMSSFFKTDLDITLRDNGVERVAVAGITTPYCVLITAFDAFAYGFKSVILEDCCTAYPLAGHDACVNTYRKSPLGEYFKIMKWEEYLSLVE
- a CDS encoding cell division protein SepF, coding for MAAKKLVDRVLDFMGFWEESSDDEEKTQDEHYRDDEGFAAQPRRKKGQVVNIHAQRQVKVVVAEPRVYDDVQNFADHLKNHRPVIINLEKANADLAKRVVDFISGTTYALNGSIRKVGNGIFLFTPSNVDIASELKEEAREQDHSLFSWMRQV